A part of Solenopsis invicta isolate M01_SB chromosome 2, UNIL_Sinv_3.0, whole genome shotgun sequence genomic DNA contains:
- the LOC105201542 gene encoding enhancer of rudimentary homolog — protein MSHTILLVQPGVRPNTRTYSDYESINECMEGVCKIYEEHLKRRNPNTPTITYDISQLFDFVDQLTDLSCLVYQKSTNTYAPYNKDWIKEKIYVLLRRAAGHGE, from the exons TCTCACACAATACTACTAGTACAACCTGGCGTTAGACCTAACACAAGAACATATTCCGATTATGAAAGCATCAATGAATGTATGGAAG GTGTTTGTAAAATCTACGAAGAGCATCTGAAGAGACGAAATCCAAACACTCCAACCATTACTTATGACATTAGTCAACTATTTGACTTTGTCGATCAATTAACAGATTTGTCTTGTCTTGTATATCAAAAATCAACAAACACCTATGCTCCCTACAATAAGGATTGGATTAAAGAGAAGATATATGTTTTATTGCGTAGAGCTGCGGGACATGGGGAGTAA